A genomic segment from Etheostoma spectabile isolate EspeVRDwgs_2016 chromosome 11, UIUC_Espe_1.0, whole genome shotgun sequence encodes:
- the LOC116698219 gene encoding pyridoxal kinase has translation MECRVLSIQSHVVRGYVGNKSATFPLQVLGFEVDSINSVQFSNHTGYAHWKGQVLTAEELNELYEGIKLNKVNHYDYILTGYSRDTSFLETVVDIIKELKEANPSLVYVCDPVMGDQGAMYVPEYLLPVYRDKVVPLADILTPNQFEAELLTGRKITTEEDAVEVMDLLHKMGPETVVLTSSDLPSKRGDQFLVALGSQKIVKPDGTNTSQKICIDIPKVDAVFVGTGDLFAALLLAWTHYHPKDLKTACEKTVSVMHHVIKRTITYAHELAGPGKRPSPAQLELRMVQSKADIENPAIVVEAKVLQKSSH, from the exons ATGGAGTGTCGTGTGTTGTCCATTCAGAGTCATGTTGTCAGGGGATACGTCGGGAACAAGTCGGCAACATTCCCGCTGCAG GTGCTGGGCTTCGAAGTGGACTCTATCAACTCTGTGCAGTTCTCCAATCACACAG GCTATGCCCATTGGAAAGGGCAAGTTCTGACAGCTGAGGAGCTAAATGAGCTGTACGAAGGCATTAAGCTCAATAAGGTGAACCACTATGACTACATCCTCACAG GGTACAGTCGAGACACATCCTTCCTGGAGACGGTGGTTGACATTATTAAGGAGCTGAAGGAGGCCAATCCCAGCCTTGTGTATG tTTGTGATCCAGTTATGGGAGACCAAGGTGCAATG TACGTTCCAGAGTACCTGCTGCCCGTCTACAGGGACAAAGTAGTGCCTTTGGCTGACATCCTCACCCCCAACCAGTTTGAGGCAGA gcTATTAACTGGGAGGAAAATCACCACAGAGGAAGATGCTGTTGAG GTGATGGACTTGCTTCATAAAATGGGCCCAGAGACTGTGGTCCTTACTAGTTCAGACCTGCCCTCAAAACGTGGGGACCAATTCCTGGTGGCCCTCGGGAGCCAAAAAATAG TGAAACCAGATGGGACCAACACCAGTCAGAAAATCTGCATAGACATCCCCAAAGTAGATGCTGTATTTGTGGGGACAGGAGACCTGTTTGCTGCCTTGTTGCTAGCCTGGACTCACTATCACCCCAAAGACCTGAAG acTGCCTGTGAAAAGACTGTTTCAGTCATGCACCATGTCATTAAGAGGACCATTACTTATGCCCATG AGCTGGCTGGACCTGGGAAAAGGCCCAGTCCTGCACAACTGGAGCTTAGGATGGTTCAGAGCAAAGCTGACATTGAGAATCCTGCCATTGTAGTGGAAGCTAAGGTTTTACAAAAGTCTTCACACTGA